In the genome of Paenibacillus sp. GP183, the window TTGTCCACCGATTCGGACTTAGTGCCATCGCTTCGGGGCTAGTCATATTTCCCGGCTCTTTGCTGGCTATGCTGGTTTCCCGCAGGGTGGGCAAAATTATCGATCGTTATGGCAACGGATCCATTATTCGATACATTCCCCTGTTGGTTCTGGGCTCTGTTGTATTGTTCGCTTTGTTTGTAAGTACTTCGTATATCTCTATTTTGCTCATATATATACCGTTGAGTGTTGGTTTTACCTTCTTAACGAGCAGCATCTCCAATGAAATGTCGCGCATTCTGCCCCAGTCGCAGATCGGATCCGGTCTTGGGCTGTTCCAGCTGCTCCAGTTCTTCAGCGGAGCATTCGGGGTTGCTATCACGGCCAGCGCCCTGGTCTGGCAGAAAAATTTACCGCTTTCGACCGCTTATAGCAATATTTACTGGGGGTTGGCGATCATCGTTCTTTTATCGATTGGCTGCTCGCAGCTCTATAGCCGCTTTACAACGAGGGCAGTTGCAGCTCAAGAGTCTTGATAATATCCGATTAAGCATTGAAAGGACAGGCGAATGATTCATTCGGCCTGTCCTTTCTTATAGTAGTATTGCTGCATTTATTGATCACAGCTGAAATCATTTCTTCAAATCCTCGCGCAAATCGACCCTTTGCAAGACGTTACTGTGTGACATCCGTTCGGCCTTACGCTGTTTCCTTGCTTCGTATCGTGCTTCCGCCGTTTCAAACAGCATCAGCTCCTCGTCGGTCTCCGGAATGACAGCAGGAACTGGGGATGGCTGTCCATGATCGTCAAGCGCAACAAAAGTTAAATAAGATGTAGCTGTGGTTTTCTTTTCGCCGGTAAAAAGATTCTCCGACTCCACTCTCACGAATACTTCCATCGAGCTGCGGTGCGACCATGTCACAAACGCCTCCAGCTGGATGGCTTCGCCAAGCTTTACGGGAGCCAAAAAGTCCAAGCTGTCGCTTGATGCAGTAACTACCGCTTTACGGGAATGC includes:
- a CDS encoding acyl-CoA thioesterase, whose product is MNSEGNGLEGKPARLSRTVLTEIIFPGDTNYHGTLFGGRVMQFIDKVATIASMRHSRKAVVTASSDSLDFLAPVKLGEAIQLEAFVTWSHRSSMEVFVRVESENLFTGEKKTTATSYLTFVALDDHGQPSPVPAVIPETDEELMLFETAEARYEARKQRKAERMSHSNVLQRVDLREDLKK